From a single Seriola aureovittata isolate HTS-2021-v1 ecotype China chromosome 18, ASM2101889v1, whole genome shotgun sequence genomic region:
- the LOC130186822 gene encoding lipoxygenase homology domain-containing protein 1-like codes for MAMVQVEVKKEDTKKDKKKDKKKKKKEEEEEVEIVEELQEVVETFTFTCNRWLARDEEDGEIVVELLTEDNEDLEVNSYEVHVFTGTMWGAGTDANVYINIYGETGDTGERRLRKSNNLNKFEKDQEDIFNITAVDLGILKKLRIRHDNRQASAGWFLDRVEIVDNKDDSTYFFPCKRWLAIDEDDGQLARELVPVDEAFMRKGDDDEEDSEATLGLEQKGESNIMDSTENQTFEQEGKPFFKLNE; via the exons ATGGCCATGGTGCAGGTTGAGGTGAAGAAGGAGGACACCAAGAAAGATAAgaagaaggacaaaaaaaagaagaagaaagaagaggaagaggaggtggagatagttgaggaactgcaggaagTGGTGGAGACATTTACTTTCACTTGTAACCGCTGGCTTGCCAGGGATGAGGAGGACGGGGAGATTGTGGTTGAGCTGCTGACTGAGGACAATGAAGACCTGGAGG tgaACTCATATGAGGTTCATGTGTTCACCGGGACCATGTGGGGGGCGGGGACTGATGCCAATGTTTACATCAACATCTACGGAGAGACTGGCGACACAGGAGAGCGACGGCTCAGGAAGTCCAACAACCTGAACAAATTTGAGAAAGACCAG GAGGATATTTTCAACATCACAGCGGTTGACCTGGGGATCCTGAAGAAGCTGAGAATCCGACATGACAACAGACAGGCCAGCGCCGGCTGGTTTCTAGACAGGGTGGAGATTGTAGACAACAAAGATGACAGCAC gtACTTTTTTCCTTGTAAACGCTGGCTGGCTATTGATGAGGATGATGGACAACTTGCTAGGGAGCTGGTTCCTGTGGACGAGGCCTTTATGAGGAAGggggatgatgatgaggaagactCTGAAGCCACACTCGGTCTGGAACAGAAAGGTGAGAGCAACATTATGGACAGCACAGAGAATCAGACCTTTGAACAAGAGGGGaagcctttttttaaattaaatgaatga
- the LOC130186823 gene encoding lipoxygenase homology domain-containing protein 1-like: protein FPRLFFFRWLDRNEDDGQIVRELVPDGDGLRLFNVSYHIAIKTGNVNGASSDSKVFVKLYGEKCDTNKMILAVSDNDLRNYFETGRTDIFTIDTFDIGKASSLDMQTLNREQSLWFRHIFVFSNSILFYSLMSSVLTDQPSPDRSHQRGPAGRMVSGQCADLCASSRDAVHVPEPPLALQR from the exons TTTCCTCGTCTGTTCTTCTTCAGGTGGTTGGACCGTAATGAGGATGATGGACAGATTGTCCGTGAGTTAGTTCCAGATGGAGATGGTCTGCGTCTCTTTA ATGTCAGCTACCACATAGCAATCAAGACAGGCAATGTGAATGGGGCCAGCTCCGACTCCAAGGTGTTTGTCAAGCTGTACGGGGAGAAGTGCGACACTAACAAGATGATCCTGGCAGTCTCTGACAATGACCTCAGGAACTACTTTGAGACAGGACGCACTGATATCTTCACCATTGACACCTTTGACATTGGAAAGGCAAGTTCTTTAGACATGCAGACACTTAACAGAGAACAGAGTTTATGGTTCAGacatatatttgtgttttctaattctattctattctattcgCTCATGTCCTCTGTACTTACAGATCAGCCGTCTCCTGATCGGTCACACCAACGAGGGCCTGCGGGCCGGATGGTTTCTGGACAGTGTGCAGATCTCTGTGCCAGTTCACGGGATGCAGTACATGTTCCCGAGCCACCGCTGGCTCTGCAAagatga